TTAGTCTTTGATATTAAATACTCTGACACACTAAAGCAAGAGATggttataaaattaatgttcaactaatttgatataatttaaaataccACTTCGTTCTCTACCTATGACTCAACTTTACTCTATATACTTTCAAATCTTAAATGTCTCTCGTTCgactattttcttatataaaattcattgttataataaaactattttcttatataaaaattattgttataataaatcaactttaaataaaGATTGTTGAGTCTTGTATGAAATTTGTAAATCGTCCtacgataaaaaaaataaaaaagtattttaacctaaaatttattacCCACAAGTTTCATTCCCATTCGTATGTATGAATAGTCACCACTAAACCAAAATATGCCATCAAATCATATATTGGAAAAACCATATaagattaaaaggaaaaaaaaaagagagtattGATCACAAATTCTATGGCTTTTCTCCATGATGACACCACTTGCAAAAAGACCCAAATATTGATTATGACTTTGCCCActtgcaattttttatttatttttcatttaatatgtTTTCTAAACAATGTAAATGGAAGAGTCCAATGCTCTTCCAAAATTTGGTTATATCTGCCAACCCAACAAATGAAGTATTACCTACACCACACGCTTTCACAGCACGTGTGCCAACCTCAATTTTTcagttcttttttgtttcaaaagaaagaCCATGGAGAAGTCTtttgtattcattttatttcaaatttgatggTTCGTCAAATTCTCAAACATATTTTCTCTCATAAATATTCAAAGTAATTgaatcttttttccttttttctttttgaaactatatttgaaGAGTTTgtcattaaataatatattatatgataaatCATAAGAATAGatcaaatgtaaaatttaaatttcaaataatgaaggttattcatatattttgagTAGGTTGATTGGTGTCAGTTTTAGGCTAAAAGTGGTGTCAACTGCTGGCACGCCAATTTATGAGAGAATTTTAGACTTTAATGCAAACTGTGTTGTCCATTAAATGACTTGTATGATGGGTTGAGGTCCTCAGTTTAGCTTGAGtgtggttttctttttttaagatcCAAAAAACGCTTTGGAGTTGAATGGTTGAACCCTCTGCCAATCTTAAAAGAATCCATCAAACTCATTACAATCGAGTTAAGTTGTGTAAAATGTCGATTTGTCAATTATCATCAGCATTGATGTCAATTACCATTGaattatgtaaattaattCAATAGAGAGAGGAGAAATCGTAGAAATGAAACAGTTCCTCCAGGTGCCATCTCCAGGTCCTTCCAAGTCGCACCGTCAAAAACCTGTATTGGTGTCTTGGTTTACATTAgatattttgagttgaatgtTATATAGACAACTTTTCTCtctattcaatttcaaaaatgagaaaaatggaaagacaAATGAACAATCATATTAACAAGAGCCAAACAGAAGAATATGTAGAGAACGGATGCTCAAATATAGAAACCCACAttacacattttcatttcaaagttcaaacttACAAGACCGTAATTAGCAATACAACCCAAAAGCATTTCTAATATAACTAAACACTACATTATTACACTATACTATGGTTAGTTAATATATTTCTGTAGTAGAAACACAAGAGACACCAACCCATCCCTGTACACAGGTTTAAGTTAAGCTCTGCCGTAATCGTCTGATTGCTTGTTCGACTTGTTCTTTTCCTTGCATTGACTCCATTTTAAGTTTAACAACCCCTTAGGTTTGATAGCAAAGCATCGCGTCCTGCCAAAACAATTTGGAAAAAGTTGTCGACTTCCTTTGTAAGCGAATGTAGATCTTTTGATAGTTTCTCTGTCTTTCCTCCCAATTCTGATATGCTGTTCTTCAGCAGTTGAGCTTCTTCGACTTCTGGCTTCTCTGGGATCATTTGTTGAAGTTTGCCTACACATTGATCAATAGCCTCAAGCTCCTTCAGAGGGGTGAACTTTCCACGTGCGTATATACTTCTAATTTCACTATTTACATCATTCTGCAAGGAGGAGAAAGTTTGTCCCCACAAATATGTATTGGCTATATCCAGATCAAAGAGCTTTGGGGAGCTTAAGAAGGCAGAGGCGAAGACACTGCACACAAAAACTGTCTGTACCTTCACCCCGTACAAAGCCTGCATCAGAACCTTGCCTTTGGCAGAGTTCTTAATTTTTGGAAGATCAAGTGATTCTACAAGGCTGTCTAAGATTACACAACAACTCTTAATTCTAGAACTTGTGGTGGTGATGTTCTGTCTCCACTCTTTTAAGGAAGTACGAGCTCTAGCAAGTCGTTCTGAATCAGCAGAATCCAGATTATGGATGACACACCGGAGCATGAGGTTGCTTTGGTTCAAGTGTGAAAGCTCTGAGCTAAGAGCGTTACAGACATCAAGCAGTTTCACACTGATGTCCAAATAGACATCAATCAACTTCTCATTCCAATCAGGGACAGGGAGGTCCAACTCCTTGATAAGATTTTTAACATCACTGTGAGTTTCACAAAGCAATTCCATGGCTAATATCATCCAAGAAAGGCTAAGAACGTCATCCTCACCAGATGGATGGAGCTTTTGTAGTCTTTCAGCTAGGCTTCTTTCAAAAGCATTCAATATATCTACAAGTTTTGAAGGTAAATTTGAACCTTTGGGAGATCTCATGCGGAAGGGATTCCCAAAGGGGAAAAATTGTCTGCGTGGTGGTTCATGTAATTGGCTCATCGTGAACTGAAGTATTTATGAGATCTTGATGTTATGTAATGACTGCAGGAAAGATCAGATTACGTGGTAAGGAATAATTTGTTGAACAAAGGAGGTAGAATGCTTCAGGAGTACTTAAACAACAGGAATAAAACCATATTGATCAAAATATATCAAGTTTGAATCGAATTACATGCAAGTTCATTCtttagaattttgtatttgaaaaattcatCTACAAGCAACAGCAGTAAAATCTCCATAGAAAATATGCTTTAAGATACACATAAAGATTGAGAATGGTACTGTAGTCTACGCATAAGAGGTCTAAACCTTCTTACAAGTATCCAGATCTcaagattttagattttctagCAACAGAAGAAAAAGTCAAACCAATTCTTTTCAGGATTTGCAGAgcatcaaataacaaaagacaagaaacaaaatcaaataattcacAACTAGGTCAGCAAATTAAATATGAGGGTGGAGGATACCGCTCTAAGAAACAACCAATCGCAACATACAGCATAAGTTTCAAATACAATACAGGAAAGCAACAAAGATTCTTACCATCTATAGAACTTCATAAAACATACATCTTCAACAATAGATCTACAGATCCTATATCAAAACCAATATTGACCAAAATATATCAAGTTCAAATTACATGTAAGTTCATTCTTTAGAATATTGCACTTGAAAATCTCATCTACAATCAACAGCAGTAAAATCTCCATAGCCAATTTGCTTTTATGACATACATAAAAGATTAAGAAACGGAATTGCTATGCTTAATCTCCATCCCAGATCTCAAGATTATACGTTTTCTagcaatagaaaaaaaaagtcagcCCAATTCTTTTCAGGATTTGCAGAGcatcaaacaacaaaagacACGAaacataatcaaataattCCCAACTAGGTCAGCAAATAAGCTACAGAAAAGCAACAGAGATTCTTATCATCTAAAAATCTTCATAAAACATACATCTTCAACAACAGATCTACAGATACCATATCAAAACCaacacaaaatacaaaaacagtAAACAAAGTCTTgagatctaaaattttaccaaGTCTTTCAACAGTCAACACACTTCCATAAAGCAAGCGAATCCCATAAAGAATCACGAAATAGAGATCTAAACCTAACAATTACGAGAAAccaaaaagtataataaaaatggCTCACCTAAGCGTTAGAAATACGAATTGTTATAATCTAAAGATAAAACAGCACCGGAGTTCTCGATAGTTGGCACCAAATTCATCAATGAAAAGAggggaaaacaaaaaaagaaaatagaaaaacaagaaaagctAAAAAGGATCTCAACAAGCTCAGAAATGAATCCAATGAACCAAAGATATTGAGGAGGAACGAAATTATACCGATTGTTATTGAAGGAAGGGAACTGGAAGTTTCAGCAGCGTTGAAAGGTCGATATAGAAAAATCAGGATGAGGAGAGTTTGATAACGTTACTAGTGGGTGACTGAAGAGGATATGACGTGGCGGGGTTTGATTGGGGTATGGGAAGTGGGTGAGGGGGAAGGAGGGTTATGTTCAATGGTGATAAAGGGGAGGGTATTTTGGGAAAGTTGAAACGTGAGGGGTGTGATAATACCGTGTGAAAAGAGACGGAATATGCTaacatcaaacaaacaaacaaacacgaaaacttcatttttgtttatatttattaggGTTTCTTTCACAATTTGATTTTGCCtaacttttctaaattacccttttgggtttttttacttttctttttaaaagttatatatatatatatatatataaacaaaggCGTTTAATTTGATCGAgtgtataatatttttttgttaatagaATCGAAAAAATCTATCACTCATTTGCTAATAGAAACTCTCAAACatgaataaaattgttaaatgatatgaaaagtgtatttactttttaaaagagaaagataCAAATTGTGGGGgagaaaaaagtaatttgaatatattattaaaaatgttaggGTTAGTCCGTTTGTATTCAATTGTGGTATTCTAATTGTAAGCTGTCGCCACCTTTGACAAATACACAATTGCCACCAACTTTTCCAAATGGCTACATCTTTTCTTTGAacttatcaacttttaataattcaactcctcaacaaataagaaaaggacaaaaaaaaaaaaaaacaattgaataaTTGAGTTTCTTCATCAAGTGGgccatttttatatatttttttttggagaaaatcatgaaatgaaaaaaataataaataacaatttgaaacagagtaaataaaaaaaatttgatttacaGCAAAATCGccttacatattttttttttacttttttcagTCGATTTTATCGAAATTCGTTTCTCTTTACTAGTATTTGTATAGATGAAAATAgtgaaatataatttgatctcatacaatatatttgcaaatcaatccatttttaaaaaatattaaataaatttttggaaTGGATACTAAATTTATGACCGCATTTTATcagatttttatatttttagggtttaaataaactatttatatatatatatatatattaatagcTATTTaacttcatattattatatcataaaataaattgatgaCTTAATTATGCATCAGTATTGAAAATGTCACAGAAAACTATTGGTGTCGTTGATTCATCCaataaagtatttttcttccaacttaaagttgatttcaaaatattcttGGAAATCATGTCCTTGTGTTCATTGTTCATGGAATCATCGTAAACATTTCTCCAACGTtgtttagtcttttttttttttctaattcttttttggtaattaaattgtttgaaatttatgctttttgcttttttttccctcattttctttatagatCATAAAGGAATGAAATGCTGAAAAGTGTACTGAAAAGTTTTGAAAGCAGGCCAGTGCTATTGGTGAGTGGGATAGGAGGATTATGCAAAATCGTGATATTCTTCTTAGAGTTGAGGTGTTATGTCACTTAATAACAAgatttttaaatcttcaatgagatatgaaatttaatttgctATTATATCTGATCTAACAAAACATTTGCAAATGATTATAAGAAAGGATAGTTGTAGTTAATGAATTTTTGGACCATCTGATTCTTGTACTATTCACCTTGTGTCTTTCATAGGGATCCTAATTTGTAGGAGATGAACTTTGAGTATATTTGTTAgaaaatctttaatttaagTGTTCACAtccctttatttttcttccctgTGTGTTCCGGACAATGCTCAGTTCAATTTTACCTCAATGTTTCGTCTCCCAACtgatttctaatttttgttatttgaaggGTCTCatttaaagaattgaaaagcTGCAATAGAGAAACTAACCAAAGGGGCTTATGTCATACTTTGTCTTCTTTGTTGGAATTTGTGTTGCATATTGGTGCTTTGGTTTTTTGTACTAGTCCTCTTTACTGGATAAACTAGTGAGAATTTTTCATTAGGATGGCCTTCGAAGGGAtttgctttttttatttttgctgttgcgtttttaaaatttttaggCTGCAGTCTTTTCCTGAGTTCTTAATTGGTTGTATTTTGTTGCatatgtatttgttttgttctttgtttcttaatgattcacttaatttctttttgtttttcttagtGAGATATTTATTGATAAGATAAAATATTCTGAAGAATGTGGAAACCCATCATGGAAAGAGGGTTCTGATCTCTATATCTAAATGTCAAAAAGGAATAATGAGAAAGATAGATTGCTGTAAtccatttattttgaatttagattGAGGTTGAAAAGGTGGTTGAGACCCAAGCTGAATTGGAGTTGATCCAAACTCACCAACAAGAGGTATTCACCTGCGCCCTTGTTTGCCTTCTCCCTTCAATATTTGCTTTTAGGTACACATTTTACCTATGTCCTTGTGTTGATCTTAAAGTAGGATCTTTGGAGGGGTAGAGAGGTATTGGGAGGGAGTTTGGAAGTtcattagatttaaattttaatccataaatagTTAGAGGAGGTGGTGGGTAATTTTAGTAAGAATTCTCGTTGAGGAATTGGGAAAGAATAGCTCTCTTCAATGTCTAACTTCTTTcgatatttgcaatatgcattTCTACTTTTTAGTGTGTTTTGTGTTGTTGTTGAGTGTTCATGTTTGGTGGTAACTAACATTTTATTCCTCATGCCTTTGCATCCATGAACGAATGGTTATTAACCAAATCAATCACCTTGCAAATCATTAGATAAATTCACTGTTTAGAGACTAAAGATATTGAAGTTTAAGTATTGCACTGTCACAATTCTATACCATAGGGGTATAGAGTTTATCTTGTTATACTAAACTTTAGAGACTAAATTATAACTTACATGAAAGTCGTCCAATGACTAAATGTGAATTCTAATCTAAAATAGGTGAAGTGAGCATAGATAACTGTAGAAGGTGAGCGAGTGCAAAGGTACTTCTTATGACCTCATGTCTCAACTCAAATATTGGGAAAGTAGCACCCACGGTTGActcttcttaattattttttttgttttgtattattaaCAAAGCGTGCTTTAACATGGAAGTTTGCCTAATTAATGTTTATCCATATATAATCcatactttaattaattaatgttaattacttttaaaaagagttaaaaaaatCCTTAGCTTCAAcatctaaaattatttttaaaatttaaaagttctaataatttttttctatatatcgTCTAAGGAATGActaaaacccaaaagaaaaaaaaaggatggagGAGTTTCTTggtcattttctttaatttattgctaatattttcttaaaaatgactaaaaagTGCTTTCATTTTATAACTTATGTTTTTAAACTCATGAACATCTTGGACAACCTTAGCTCGAGATCATACTCTTATGTTTTTTAGCTCGAAACAATCTTGAGACAACTTCAGCCTGGGAACATTGACATAATTGCTTAAATTTTTCAGCTAGTTGCATCTCGAGACAACGATGGCCCAAGAAAAGTTAACCTAAATGCTTCGAGATTTGACAGTGAGAGTGTGTTTTCAATTTGAGGAAAATTTGGTTTGAGAAGAGTTAAcctcaatttcaaatttttaatgaaaaacacATTCTCTTGGTGATGCACTCACATACAGATTGagaaattttcatcaatttttttttttaatttgaaaagaatctCGTGGTTGATCTCGCCCGAGATTGACcccaataaaaacaaaattatgagttttctaaaaatgtgCTACTTAGAgtcttgaaatataaaaccaaaatggtGCTAGCTTTGTCAATTTTCCTTTCatcatctatttttttctatcaatcTCACGTTAAATCAAGCACAaagactttttaaaattttaaaaattttcaactatagattttttttttggtgtatTTCGGTAGACCATTAGACCCAGATTTTACAGTTGAAACATTAAGATTCAAtaaatcttgaaaacaaattgaatcaaaatttactataaaataatcgaatttttttaattaaaaatatcgcTTTTGAAActagaaataaattaaactcaatatttttaaaataaaaaaaaaatacattttatcaCCAAAAGGAATATGTGAGAATTTCAATACTAAAACGAAAAGGCAATCTAAAAAGgggggaaaaaaaggaagaaagaagggaattaataaaaagtagaaaggatggagagatgaaaatgaaagctTTCAAAGATCACAAGATGACGAACAAAAATGAGAACTAAAAAAGCCATAAATATTAGGGacatatataactaaattaaaaagttggGTCCTTGGTGAACAAACATTGCAAGATCAACTTCATGATTGAGTTGGGTCATTACGTACCTAAGATTTAATATCTTACAATTTGTTTTAGTATCTCATTGTTGtgagagtaaaaaaaaaaagttgtccaATAACATAATTAGATAGTATATTTAACATGTTCCTATATTCGAACCCTTGCAAATTacataatttatcaattatatgTGTCATTGATTAAAACAATAAGCAATCTTATCTTAAAATAATCTCAAAAGAGTTGATTGTTcaataaaaggaagaagaagaaaaatcataatctTACCAATACTAAAACAATCACAACCATTCTAATATCTATGTCCTCTGCTCCTAATATCACGTCTCTTCTTCtacaaaaatgttttgaaacaaatcgaaattcaaatatattttatttgacacaCATTTCTATGCTTCTTTCGATTCTTAGTCACAATCTTTTTTCCTAGTGAAAGAATtataccaacaaaaaaaaaatcaagattaaCCATATACACAATACTCTTCATCCTCAAAGCTGGCTTTAATAAGGGTAAAGGAGCCTCAATTATTTGGTATGTCatcaataacaaattatttaatccACAAATATTTCTCTTACATCTTCCACACTTGAATCATGAAGTTATAAGTCGTTGCGTTGATGAAAAAAGATGCATAAATGTTGCCTTTAATTTGCTTCAAAGATACATAAGAGGTGGAGAAAGGACCAAGATCCAAGACAACACTCAATTCAATCTGTTCAGTTTCAACATCAAGAGCATATGTCATATACTCATCTTGTTTATCTAATTTTGTTCTTCCTATCCACACCATTCAAATAAGCATCACTACTGCACATGAGAAGAGGGATAAAGTGGAGTTGCCTCCATTGGTTATGGTTGTGATTAGTTTCACTTCTTCTACTAAAGTGTAAAACATCAATTATCGATGAGTTATTGCCAGAGTTACCATCAATAAAGAATGAGTCGGTAACTAGAAACAATTTGTATTGCTTTGTTATAGGACTAAAATCTAATCTAAAGGAGTGATCACCATCTAACTCATCTCAAGGAACTTAGAAAACCagaataaaaaacatatttacacAGATAAAGAAGAGACCATTGCAGGGATTGTTCACTGTAGAGATAAAGGACCAATGGCCATGAAAGCTTAAGGAAGGTGATTTAGTCCATTTTGATTCAGattccaaatctaaatgtCTGATAGTATCAAAACAGATACAATGCATGTTAGGGTTAAAGATTTTTGTTATTGGGACCTTTATCACTACAatgaatttagtttttcaaaatataacctaatgaataaaaaaaaaattggcatTTATAATAACTTCCCCGGTAAgttgaagttatttttttacagTAAAATATagaagttaaatattttactaagAAAGTTATTATAAAAGGAGGGAAGGGCAAAAGATAGAACCAAATTCTTGTGCTCCTACGTCCacttccatttccatttttgcaaaaaatCGTAAGAAAAGGATGTGGTCATTCAGAGTCGCCGTCGACGATATGAAGGTTCTGATAGATTCGTTGATAACATTGGGATTGGTGGATGTAATGGCGGATGCAATATTTTCACCGGACATGTTTTGCATATTGGCGGATTCAGATGTTTCCCTTCAAAGCGCCTTCGGACTTCAACTCTGGCCTCCATTCTTCGACAGTTTCTACTCCGACAACCTTCGTCAAATATTCTGGTTCCGCCTTACTCATCTTTTCCCTCTCGCCGTAGAATTGCTAGAATCTGGTTACACTTCTCTAACCTTCTCTATCGAACGCTTCCGTCACAATTACGCCCAATTCAAATTCGAAGGACCAAACGGTaagtcttcttcttcttcttcttcttcttctttctttcttttttttttttttttcaagatttttatttatttgatttctgGAAAGTAATTCTGTTTTCTAGGGCTTCTTCGCGAGGTTAATTTCCGATTGACTCCGATCGTCCGTCCCTTGAGGATAGGCCAAATCGATCTATCCGCTTTTGTTACCATGGATTCTCAAGAATTCTCGTACATCATCTCTCAATATAATATGTTTGATTACGGTAAATTACTACtttagtttcaatttcaatttcaattttagtcaatagagaaaccctaaacccttattattatttacagtTGAAGTTATTATAACGAGCAGACGGGTGtcattctcttcttcaactatACAGGAGACGACAATTAGTGCAGAGGTAta
This DNA window, taken from Cucumis sativus cultivar 9930 chromosome 6, Cucumber_9930_V3, whole genome shotgun sequence, encodes the following:
- the LOC101216555 gene encoding protein BPS1, chloroplastic; the protein is MSQLHEPPRRQFFPFGNPFRMRSPKGSNLPSKLVDILNAFERSLAERLQKLHPSGEDDVLSLSWMILAMELLCETHSDVKNLIKELDLPVPDWNEKLIDVYLDISVKLLDVCNALSSELSHLNQSNLMLRCVIHNLDSADSERLARARTSLKEWRQNITTTSSRIKSCCVILDSLVESLDLPKIKNSAKGKVLMQALYGVKVQTVFVCSVFASAFLSSPKLFDLDIANTYLWGQTFSSLQNDVNSEIRSIYARGKFTPLKELEAIDQCVGKLQQMIPEKPEVEEAQLLKNSISELGGKTEKLSKDLHSLTKEVDNFFQIVLAGRDALLSNLRGC
- the LOC101219791 gene encoding uncharacterized protein LOC101219791 gives rise to the protein MWSFRVAVDDMKVLIDSLITLGLVDVMADAIFSPDMFCILADSDVSLQSAFGLQLWPPFFDSFYSDNLRQIFWFRLTHLFPLAVELLESGYTSLTFSIERFRHNYAQFKFEGPNGLLREVNFRLTPIVRPLRIGQIDLSAFVTMDSQEFSYIISQYNMFDYVEVIITSRRVSFSSSTIQETTISAEDGRCIVGGVRAPVQVQFIITMSQPNAFFHFASQSKRIWLFKEVNSTKGIITAPLGLYGRLVSFFCDDSTLPM